The genomic interval AACACGTTCTCGTACTACGACCAGGTGCTCGACACCGCCGTGCTCGTCGACGCCGTGCCCGACCGTTATCGCGCGCTCGGTGCCGGCCCCGACGGCGACCTGCGGACGTACTTCGCGATGGCGCGCGGCGACGAGGGGGTCGCGCCGCTGGAGATGACGAAGTGGTTCGACACCAACTACCACTACCTGGTGCCCGAGATCGGGCCGGACACGATGTTCCGGCTCGCCGGAACGAAGCCGCTCGACGAGTACCGCGAGGCGCTCGACCTCGGCGTGGAGACGCGTCCTGTGCTGCTGGGGCCGGTCAGCTTCCTGCTGCTCGCCAAGGCCGCTCCCGGCGCGCCCGCAGGGTTCTCGCCACTCGACCGTCTCGACGACCTGCTCGCGGTGTACGAGGAGCTGCTCGCGACGCTGCGTGCCGAACGCGTGCCGTGGGTGCAGCTCGACGAGCCGGCGTTCGTCGCCGACAGGGACGATGCGGAGCTTGCCGCGCTCGCCCGTGCGTACGAACGGCTGGGCGCGGCCGCGTCGCGACCCTGCCTGTTCGTGGCGTCGTACTTCGGCGACATCGGTCCCGCGCTGCCGGTCCTGGCGGCATCGCCGGTCGAGGCCGTCGGCCTCGACCTGGTGGCGGGTGCGGAGCCCGAGGCGGGTGAGCTGCCGTCCGGCCTGCGGTCCAAGACGGTCGTCGCCGGCATGGTCGACGGCCGCAACGTCTGGCGCACCGACCTGCCCGCCGCGCTCGACGCGCTGGGCAGGCTGCGCCAACACGCGGCCGCGGTGTCGGTGAGCACGTCGTGCTCGCTGCAACACGTGCCGTACGACGTCGAGGCCGAGACGTCCCTTGACCCCCTGGTCCGTGCCCTGCTCGCGTTCGCCGAGCAGAAGGTCGGCGAGGTGGTGACCCTGCAGCGGGCACTCGACGACGGCCGCGACGCCGTCGCCGGCGAGCTGGCCGCCTCCGCCTCCCACCGGGACCGGACGACCGTGCCCGGGCTGCACGACGCCGCCGTGCGCAGGCGTGCGGCGGCGGTCGCGCCCGGGGACGCCGAGCGGCCGGCTTACGAGGTGCGGGCCAAGGCCCAGCATGAGCAGCTCGACCTGCCGCCGTTGCCGGTCACCACGATCGGGTCGTTCCCGCAGACCGACGAGGTGCGCACAGCGCGCGCCGACCACCGTGCGG from Streptosporangiales bacterium carries:
- the metE gene encoding 5-methyltetrahydropteroyltriglutamate--homocysteine S-methyltransferase, which produces MPLGATVLGYPRIGPRRELKRAQEAYWAGRSDRAYLEETARGLRADTWRRLAELGLGSVPGNTFSYYDQVLDTAVLVDAVPDRYRALGAGPDGDLRTYFAMARGDEGVAPLEMTKWFDTNYHYLVPEIGPDTMFRLAGTKPLDEYREALDLGVETRPVLLGPVSFLLLAKAAPGAPAGFSPLDRLDDLLAVYEELLATLRAERVPWVQLDEPAFVADRDDAELAALARAYERLGAAASRPCLFVASYFGDIGPALPVLAASPVEAVGLDLVAGAEPEAGELPSGLRSKTVVAGMVDGRNVWRTDLPAALDALGRLRQHAAAVSVSTSCSLQHVPYDVEAETSLDPLVRALLAFAEQKVGEVVTLQRALDDGRDAVAGELAASASHRDRTTVPGLHDAAVRRRAAAVAPGDAERPAYEVRAKAQHEQLDLPPLPVTTIGSFPQTDEVRTARADHRAGRLDEAGYTTRMRAEIERVVELQERIGVDVVVHGEPERNDMVQYFAEQLDGFVTSTAGWVQSYGSRCVRPPILVGDVSRPRPMTVEWWEYAQALTSRPVKGMLTGPVTILAWSFVRDDQPLADTARQVALAIRDEVVDLEAAGAKIVQVDEPALRELLPLRADRQDDYLEWAVGAFRLATSGAADATQVHTHLCYSEFEEVFASIDALDADVTSIEAARSGPGLLRTVADSGFVRGIGPGVYDIHSPRIPDSDEVVSWLRAAVGAVPSERLWVNPDCGLKTRTYPQVEAALTNVVDATRRLRSELG